Proteins from a single region of Rhodovibrio salinarum DSM 9154:
- a CDS encoding DUF3422 family protein yields the protein MSSDVKQGDQRVQDLQATPKPVDHPDRRRLNEEVHARPFAHLEAPERATHLALLTGEAGVETDFAHLNKLCERYKIAPPSAEQNHCLLDFGDFRLKWERHTEFTSYTFFTDGPLPDDPFKQSAIEQVPRDWVESIPGQVLSAVKVVVEPRNAPKRAPETATRFMSSANFAAAQCSGGSATAFMDFAMDAQGYGRAFIRDHSLRPRQAGRLVQRLMEIETYRMLALLAFPLARSRGGELTRMGNRLTDVTQRMTEIRALEDERQLLVDITALSADVERVAAETSYRFSAANAYYELVERRIDELREQRLEGFQTFKEFMERRLTPAMRTCDAVRDRLETLSRRVTRAGQLLRTRVDIQVEGQNRDLLASMDRRAKLQLRLQETVEGLSLAAITYYAVGLVNYMTKGADEAGLGLPVELITAVAVPVIAITAYIGVRQVRKRIQRAEGGG from the coding sequence TTGTCGAGCGACGTCAAGCAAGGCGATCAGCGTGTGCAGGATCTGCAGGCAACGCCCAAGCCGGTCGACCATCCCGATCGGCGGCGCCTGAACGAGGAGGTCCACGCCCGCCCGTTCGCGCACCTGGAAGCCCCGGAGCGCGCCACGCATCTCGCGCTCCTGACCGGAGAAGCCGGGGTGGAAACCGATTTCGCCCACCTCAACAAGCTGTGCGAGCGCTACAAGATTGCCCCGCCGTCGGCGGAGCAGAACCACTGCCTGCTCGATTTCGGCGACTTTCGCCTGAAGTGGGAGCGGCATACCGAGTTCACCAGTTATACCTTCTTCACCGACGGCCCGCTGCCGGACGATCCGTTCAAGCAATCCGCGATCGAGCAGGTGCCGCGCGATTGGGTCGAGAGCATCCCGGGCCAGGTCCTCTCCGCCGTGAAGGTCGTCGTGGAGCCGCGCAACGCGCCCAAGCGCGCGCCCGAGACCGCGACCCGGTTCATGTCCTCCGCCAACTTCGCCGCGGCGCAATGCTCCGGCGGCTCGGCGACGGCGTTCATGGACTTCGCGATGGACGCGCAGGGCTATGGGCGCGCGTTCATCCGCGACCACAGTCTGCGCCCACGGCAGGCCGGCCGGCTGGTGCAACGGCTGATGGAGATCGAGACCTACCGGATGCTGGCGCTGCTCGCCTTTCCGCTGGCGCGGTCGCGCGGCGGCGAGCTGACGCGTATGGGCAACCGCCTTACCGACGTCACCCAGCGGATGACCGAGATTCGTGCCCTGGAAGACGAGCGCCAGCTGCTGGTCGACATCACCGCGCTGTCCGCGGACGTGGAGCGGGTGGCGGCCGAGACCTCGTACCGCTTCTCCGCGGCGAACGCCTATTACGAGCTGGTCGAGCGGCGGATCGACGAACTGCGCGAGCAGCGCCTGGAAGGCTTTCAGACCTTCAAGGAGTTCATGGAGCGTCGCCTGACGCCGGCGATGCGCACCTGCGATGCGGTGCGTGACCGGCTGGAGACGCTGTCGCGGCGCGTGACCCGCGCCGGTCAGCTGCTGCGGACCCGCGTCGACATTCAGGTGGAGGGGCAGAACCGCGACCTGCTCGCCTCCATGGACCGGCGCGCGAAGCTGCAACTGCGCTTGCAGGAGACGGTCGAGGGCCTGTCGCTCGCCGCGATCACCTACTACGCCGTCGGTCTGGTCAACTACATGACCAAGGGCGCCGACGAAGCCGGCCTGGGCCTCCCGGTCGAGCTGATCACGGCGGTCGCCGTACCGGTGATCGCGATCACTGCCTATATCGGGGTCCGACAGGTACGCAAACGCATCCAGCGGGCGGAAGGCGGGGGTTAA
- a CDS encoding succinate dehydrogenase assembly factor 4: MTRIFKARKPNPAKAKSQPAAAERKPAAKQPDAQDLDRAAQQKAAERESDGGGDQPAKTKEVGGPDGPEPTRYGDWERGGICYDF; this comes from the coding sequence ATGACACGCATCTTCAAAGCCCGCAAACCCAACCCCGCGAAGGCCAAAAGCCAGCCGGCCGCCGCCGAGCGCAAGCCCGCCGCCAAGCAGCCGGACGCCCAGGATCTGGATCGCGCCGCCCAGCAGAAGGCGGCGGAGAGAGAGTCGGACGGTGGCGGCGACCAGCCGGCCAAGACCAAGGAAGTCGGCGGTCCCGACGGCCCGGAGCCGACCCGCTACGGCGACTGGGAACGCGGCGGCATCTGCTACGACTTCTAG
- the htpX gene encoding zinc metalloprotease HtpX: MFNTLRTFTLLAALTALFMGAGYLVGGTGGMLIALGLAAAMNLFSYWNADKIVLRMYNAREVNAESAPQFYQMVAQLAENAELPMPRVYIIDTDLPNAFATGRNPDNAAVAATMGLLRRLNQQEIAAVMAHELAHVKNRDTLTMTITATIAGAISMLANFAMFAGMFGGNRDNPLGGFGAILVALLAPIAAMLVQTSISRTREYAADKGGAEICGQPMWLASALTKIERLAHEAEYRQAEKNPATAHLFIINPLSGKSVGALFSTHPTTQDRVQRLEQLAQDWGKTSGGDAAQATARPWG; this comes from the coding sequence GTGTTCAATACCCTGCGCACCTTCACCCTACTGGCCGCGCTGACGGCGCTGTTCATGGGCGCGGGCTATCTCGTCGGCGGCACGGGCGGCATGCTGATCGCCCTCGGCCTCGCCGCGGCGATGAACCTGTTCAGCTATTGGAACGCGGACAAGATCGTCCTGCGGATGTACAACGCGCGCGAGGTCAACGCCGAAAGCGCGCCGCAGTTCTACCAGATGGTCGCGCAGTTGGCGGAGAACGCCGAGCTGCCGATGCCGCGGGTCTATATCATCGATACCGACCTACCGAACGCCTTCGCCACCGGCCGCAATCCGGACAACGCCGCCGTCGCGGCAACCATGGGCCTGCTGCGCCGCCTGAACCAGCAGGAGATCGCCGCGGTGATGGCGCACGAGTTGGCGCACGTGAAAAACCGCGACACGCTGACGATGACGATCACCGCGACGATCGCGGGCGCGATCTCGATGCTGGCCAACTTCGCGATGTTCGCGGGCATGTTCGGGGGCAACCGCGACAACCCGTTGGGTGGCTTCGGGGCGATCTTGGTCGCATTGTTGGCGCCGATCGCGGCGATGCTGGTTCAGACCTCAATCTCGCGCACCCGCGAGTACGCCGCCGACAAGGGCGGGGCGGAAATCTGCGGTCAACCGATGTGGCTCGCCTCCGCGCTGACGAAGATCGAACGGCTGGCGCACGAGGCCGAGTACCGTCAGGCGGAAAAGAACCCGGCGACCGCGCACCTGTTCATCATCAACCCGCTGAGCGGGAAAAGCGTGGGCGCCCTGTTCTCCACCCACCCGACCACCCAGGACCGCGTGCAGCGCCTGGAACAGCTCGCCCAGGACTGGGGCAAGACCAGCGGCGGTGACGCCGCCCAGGCGACGGCGCGTCCCTGGGGATGA
- a CDS encoding M48 family metalloprotease, whose translation MRVMRCFPTLTHRVAVSPVGKAWDAAPRRLAALALAALLPLASACSTAPATGERIFTGGMSLQDGQQMGAEQHPKLLKQFGGAYDDAELQHYVSSVGTLLAQTSELPQIDWTFTVLNSPVVNAFALPGGYVYVSRGLIALAEDEAQLASVLAHEIGHVTARHSAQRYGSQQLAGVASVLSGALLGGPAGQATSALSQVALASYSREHEMQADTLGIRYLTRAGYDPEASAAFLAKLQAESELKAELAGNPDAANEFSLLQTHPRTVERVREAMARAETTRVADPMTAREVYLPKLDGLLYGHGPEQGYVRGQAFLHPELRLAFEVPDGYRMQNGQSSVKASGPDGLMVFAGAPKSAGRSPVSYLRDVWAKGTRLDALTRIEVNGMSGATALARARTDGGARTVRLAIVRYDSNTTYRFLFVPQDAGPPERLADVTLNSFRKLSATEAAALEPRRIRLYTVRAGDTQESLAQRLPYEDLPLRRFQVLNALEPGEELQPGRVVKLVQ comes from the coding sequence ATGCGTGTGATGCGCTGTTTCCCGACCCTGACACACCGCGTTGCCGTCTCTCCTGTGGGGAAAGCATGGGATGCGGCGCCCCGCCGGCTCGCCGCGCTCGCGCTGGCGGCGCTGTTGCCGCTGGCAAGCGCCTGCTCGACCGCGCCGGCGACCGGGGAGCGGATCTTCACCGGCGGGATGAGCCTGCAGGACGGCCAGCAGATGGGCGCCGAGCAGCACCCCAAGCTGCTCAAGCAGTTCGGCGGCGCCTACGACGACGCGGAGCTGCAGCACTACGTCAGTTCGGTCGGCACCCTGCTCGCCCAGACCTCGGAGCTGCCGCAGATCGACTGGACCTTCACGGTGCTGAACAGCCCGGTGGTCAACGCCTTCGCGCTGCCGGGCGGCTACGTCTACGTCTCCCGCGGGCTGATCGCGCTGGCGGAGGACGAGGCGCAGCTGGCGAGCGTGCTGGCGCACGAGATCGGCCACGTCACCGCCCGCCACTCCGCCCAGCGGTACGGCAGCCAGCAGTTGGCCGGGGTGGCGAGCGTGCTATCCGGCGCGCTGCTCGGCGGTCCGGCGGGGCAGGCGACCTCCGCCCTGTCGCAGGTGGCGCTCGCCAGCTATTCGCGCGAACACGAGATGCAGGCGGACACGCTCGGCATCCGCTACCTGACCCGCGCCGGCTACGACCCCGAAGCCTCCGCCGCGTTCCTCGCCAAGCTGCAGGCGGAAAGCGAACTGAAGGCCGAACTCGCCGGCAACCCCGACGCGGCGAATGAGTTCAGCCTGCTGCAGACCCACCCGCGCACGGTCGAGCGCGTGCGCGAGGCGATGGCGCGGGCGGAGACCACCCGGGTCGCCGATCCGATGACCGCGCGCGAGGTCTACCTGCCCAAGCTGGACGGCCTGCTGTACGGCCACGGGCCGGAGCAGGGCTATGTCCGGGGCCAGGCGTTCCTGCACCCCGAGCTGCGCCTGGCGTTCGAGGTGCCGGACGGCTACCGGATGCAGAACGGCCAAAGCAGCGTGAAGGCAAGCGGCCCGGATGGCCTGATGGTGTTCGCCGGCGCGCCGAAGTCCGCCGGGCGGAGCCCGGTAAGCTACCTGCGCGACGTCTGGGCGAAAGGGACGCGGCTGGACGCCCTGACCCGGATCGAGGTGAACGGCATGAGCGGCGCCACCGCACTGGCCCGCGCCCGGACGGATGGCGGCGCGCGCACGGTGCGGTTGGCAATCGTTCGTTACGACAGCAATACGACCTATCGCTTCCTGTTCGTGCCCCAGGACGCCGGCCCGCCGGAGCGGCTGGCGGACGTGACGCTGAACTCCTTCCGCAAGCTTTCGGCGACCGAAGCCGCCGCGCTCGAGCCGCGGCGCATCCGCCTCTACACGGTGCGGGCAGGCGACACCCAGGAAAGCCTGGCCCAACGCCTGCCCTACGAAGACCTCCCCCTGCGCCGCTTCCAGGTCCTCAACGCCCTGGAACCCGGCGAGGAGCTGCAGCCGGGCCGGGTGGTGAAGCTCGTGCAGTAG
- the rsmB gene encoding 16S rRNA (cytosine(967)-C(5))-methyltransferase RsmB: protein MNENETETQPTAGRESRRAAFELLRAVVRKGHTLEDALAETPRLEALAPRDRAFARHLTATTLRRLGQLDDAIRRCLDKPLKGKLNAVQDLLRLGAAQLLILQVPAHAAVGETVGLATGVRVGAHKGLLNAVLRRLDRERDQILGAQDAARLSTPDWLWQRWTHAYGEATARAIATAQLAEPPLDLSVQDDPDGWAETLDATRLPTGTLRLTGARGDVRKLPGYDDGAWWVQDAAAALPARLLGDVRAQRVFDLCAAPGGKTAQLAAAGAYVMAVDRSEARLRQLEGNLARLSLAAATVAAEIQDWTPPDTPEKILLDAPCTATGTLRRHPDIAYLKRPEDAQQMAALQADLLNAAAGMLAPGGTLVYAVCSLEPEEGVEQVQALLRSRNDFERMPITADELGVPAEAITPDGDLRTLPCHWAEQGGMDGFYAARLRKRA, encoded by the coding sequence ATGAACGAGAACGAGACCGAGACCCAACCCACCGCTGGCCGGGAGTCCCGGCGGGCGGCGTTCGAATTGCTGCGCGCGGTCGTGCGCAAGGGCCACACGCTGGAGGACGCATTGGCGGAGACGCCGCGTCTGGAGGCGCTGGCGCCGCGCGACCGCGCGTTCGCCCGCCACCTGACCGCGACCACGCTGCGCCGGCTGGGCCAGCTCGACGACGCGATTCGCCGCTGCCTGGACAAGCCGCTGAAAGGCAAGCTGAACGCGGTCCAGGATTTGCTGCGCCTGGGCGCCGCGCAGCTGTTGATCCTGCAGGTACCGGCGCATGCCGCCGTGGGCGAGACGGTGGGTCTCGCCACCGGCGTTCGGGTCGGCGCGCACAAGGGCCTGCTGAACGCCGTGCTGCGCCGCCTGGACCGGGAGCGCGACCAGATCCTAGGCGCGCAGGATGCCGCGCGCCTATCCACCCCCGACTGGCTGTGGCAGCGCTGGACGCACGCTTATGGCGAGGCCACCGCCCGCGCGATCGCCACCGCGCAGTTGGCCGAACCGCCGCTGGACTTGAGCGTGCAGGACGACCCGGACGGCTGGGCCGAGACGCTGGACGCCACCCGCCTGCCGACCGGCACGCTGCGCCTGACCGGCGCGCGCGGCGACGTGCGCAAGCTGCCGGGCTACGACGACGGCGCCTGGTGGGTGCAGGACGCCGCCGCCGCACTGCCGGCGCGCCTGCTGGGCGACGTGCGCGCGCAGCGGGTGTTCGACCTGTGCGCCGCCCCGGGCGGCAAGACGGCGCAACTGGCCGCGGCCGGCGCCTATGTCATGGCGGTCGACCGCTCGGAAGCCCGGCTGCGCCAGCTCGAAGGCAACCTCGCGCGCCTGTCGCTCGCCGCCGCCACGGTGGCGGCGGAGATCCAGGACTGGACCCCGCCGGACACGCCCGAAAAGATCCTCCTGGACGCGCCCTGCACCGCCACCGGCACGCTGCGCCGCCACCCCGACATCGCGTACCTGAAGCGCCCGGAGGATGCGCAGCAGATGGCCGCGTTGCAGGCCGATCTGCTGAACGCCGCCGCCGGGATGCTCGCGCCCGGCGGTACGCTGGTCTACGCCGTCTGTTCGTTGGAACCGGAAGAAGGCGTCGAACAGGTCCAGGCCCTGTTACGCAGCCGGAACGATTTCGAACGGATGCCGATCACCGCCGACGAACTCGGCGTCCCGGCCGAGGCGATTACCCCGGACGGCGACCTGCGCACCCTGCCCTGCCACTGGGCCGAGCAGGGCGGCATGGACGGCTTCTACGCCGCGCGGCTTCGCAAGCGGGCTTAA